In Massilia antarctica, the following are encoded in one genomic region:
- a CDS encoding glycoside hydrolase family 19 protein, translating into MKQQLSMLAAGLLAGVLAGCGGSSGGGESTGSQSAKSSLAKANASATCPPWSPSAVFTVGMCASYQGKVYKAKWWTQGNVPGTEQWGPWELSTVTPTPTPTPTPTPTPTPTPTPTPTPTPTPTPTPTPTPTPPPGGVPTKAQAEAREAQLTDNAFFRKVKASIRTLDNVAVEQVVPGRSDNPINVKRVERLLPATQWDHFFAVREPSYTYQRFLQAVAKFPAICDNYSDGRDADGICRHSLATMFAHFAQETGEHNASNPIPEWRQGLKYLRELGCDETGAGCGYNAECADPVFNGVWTCGKNADGSFKKYFGRGAKQLSYNYNYGPFSQIMFKGDQSVLLREPDRVASTWLNLASATFFFAYPQPPKPSMLHVIDGTWVPNAADRAAGAGNNFATTIMIINAECGQGTEKAAAQNRINYYKQFAGELGWNVGTEQLSCATMQRFGASSSASYSIYWEKNWNEGGQNQCQLVSYQTPYSALIADNYVKCVQDNWKVKLQ; encoded by the coding sequence ATGAAACAACAATTATCGATGCTGGCAGCAGGACTGCTGGCTGGTGTGCTCGCCGGCTGCGGCGGCAGCAGCGGCGGCGGTGAATCCACGGGCTCACAGAGCGCGAAGAGTTCGCTGGCCAAGGCCAATGCGAGCGCGACGTGCCCGCCATGGAGCCCGAGCGCGGTGTTCACCGTGGGAATGTGCGCGAGTTATCAGGGCAAGGTGTACAAGGCCAAGTGGTGGACGCAAGGTAATGTGCCGGGAACGGAGCAGTGGGGGCCGTGGGAGTTGAGTACGGTGACGCCGACGCCTACTCCGACTCCGACTCCGACTCCGACTCCGACTCCGACTCCGACTCCGACTCCTACGCCAACTCCTACACCGACTCCTACGCCCACTCCCACGCCAACGCCTCCTCCGGGCGGCGTTCCGACCAAGGCGCAGGCCGAGGCACGCGAAGCGCAACTGACCGACAATGCCTTCTTCCGCAAGGTCAAAGCGTCGATCCGTACGCTGGACAATGTGGCTGTCGAGCAGGTCGTGCCGGGACGCAGCGATAATCCGATCAACGTGAAGCGGGTCGAGCGGTTGCTGCCGGCGACCCAATGGGATCATTTCTTCGCGGTGCGCGAACCGAGCTATACCTACCAACGTTTTCTGCAGGCGGTGGCCAAGTTTCCAGCCATCTGCGACAACTACAGCGACGGGCGCGATGCCGACGGCATCTGCCGGCATTCCTTGGCAACCATGTTCGCGCACTTTGCGCAGGAAACCGGCGAGCACAACGCGAGCAATCCGATTCCCGAATGGCGCCAGGGCTTGAAATATCTGCGCGAACTGGGCTGCGACGAAACCGGCGCCGGCTGCGGCTACAATGCCGAGTGCGCCGATCCCGTGTTCAACGGGGTCTGGACGTGCGGGAAAAATGCGGACGGCAGCTTCAAGAAGTATTTCGGACGCGGCGCCAAGCAGCTCTCGTACAACTACAACTACGGGCCGTTCTCGCAGATCATGTTCAAGGGCGACCAGTCGGTGCTGCTGCGCGAGCCGGACCGGGTGGCGTCGACGTGGCTGAACCTGGCGTCGGCAACATTCTTCTTCGCGTATCCGCAGCCGCCCAAGCCATCGATGCTGCACGTGATCGACGGCACCTGGGTACCGAACGCGGCCGACCGTGCGGCGGGGGCTGGCAACAACTTTGCCACGACGATCATGATCATCAATGCCGAGTGCGGCCAGGGGACGGAAAAGGCGGCGGCGCAGAACCGCATCAACTACTACAAGCAGTTCGCGGGCGAGTTGGGCTGGAATGTGGGTACGGAGCAGTTATCGTGCGCCACGATGCAGCGCTTCGGAGCGTCGAGTTCGGCGTCGTACAGCATTTACTGGGAGAAGAATTGGAATGAAGGCGGGCAGAACCAGTGCCAGCTGGTCAGCTACCAGACGCCGTACAGCGCGCTGATTGCGGATAATTACGTGAAGTGTGTGCAGGATAACTGGAAGGTTAAACTTCAGTAA
- a CDS encoding hypoxanthine-guanine phosphoribosyltransferase has product MQEFHAERARALLDKAEEIFDAAAVQAAVRQVADKLNTRFDRPDNDAFPLVLGVMGGAVVFTGCLLPQLRFPLEFDYIHVSRYGDDDQGGNVVWKVIPRPSVAGRIIIVLDDILDEGETLAHVKQRLLDMGAAEVIIAVFADKAIKRSKPVKADIVGLSIPDKFVVGFGMDVYGYWRNLPGLWAIRAEDLKPR; this is encoded by the coding sequence ATGCAAGAATTCCACGCTGAACGTGCCCGCGCCCTTCTCGACAAGGCGGAGGAAATCTTCGACGCCGCCGCCGTACAGGCCGCCGTGCGCCAGGTTGCCGACAAGCTCAACACCCGCTTCGACCGGCCCGACAACGACGCCTTCCCCCTCGTGCTCGGTGTGATGGGCGGCGCGGTGGTGTTCACCGGCTGCCTGCTCCCGCAACTGCGCTTCCCCCTCGAATTCGACTACATCCACGTCAGCCGCTACGGCGACGACGACCAGGGCGGCAATGTCGTGTGGAAAGTCATCCCGCGCCCCAGCGTGGCCGGACGCATCATCATCGTGCTCGACGATATCCTTGACGAGGGCGAAACCCTGGCCCATGTCAAGCAGCGCCTGCTCGACATGGGCGCGGCCGAAGTCATCATCGCGGTGTTCGCCGACAAGGCCATCAAACGCAGCAAACCCGTCAAGGCCGATATCGTCGGCCTGTCCATTCCCGACAAGTTCGTGGTCGGTTTTGGCATGGATGTGTATGGCTACTGGCGCAACTTGCCTGGCCTGTGGGCAATTCGCGCGGAAGACCTCAAGCCGCGCTGA
- a CDS encoding NAD(P)H-dependent flavin oxidoreductase, whose amino-acid sequence MALPAALQNLTLPVIGSPMFIASGPALVAAQCKAGIVGSFPALNARPAELLDTWLTDLKKELSDYQAANPGARVGPIAVNQIVHQSNDRLEHDVAMCVKHQVPIIISSLRAPPKEMLDAIHSYGGIVLHDVVSIRHAEKALEAGVDGLILVAAGAGGHAGPLSPFALVGEVRKFFNGPVALSGSIATGDAILAAQAMGADFAYIGSRWLATKESNVTDEYRDAIVDSAAADIVYTNLFTGVHGNYLKKSIINAGLDPDALPESDKSKMSFGSGSAKAWRDIWGAGQGVGMMNDVPTVAEMVARLKQEYDAARARLAL is encoded by the coding sequence ATGGCATTGCCCGCCGCGCTGCAAAACCTCACCCTTCCCGTCATTGGATCGCCGATGTTCATCGCCAGCGGGCCCGCGCTGGTGGCGGCGCAGTGCAAGGCGGGGATCGTCGGTTCCTTCCCGGCGCTCAACGCCCGTCCCGCCGAGCTGCTCGATACCTGGCTGACCGACCTCAAGAAAGAATTGTCCGATTACCAAGCCGCCAATCCGGGTGCCAGGGTCGGGCCGATCGCGGTCAACCAGATCGTGCACCAGTCCAACGACCGTCTGGAACACGACGTGGCGATGTGCGTCAAGCATCAGGTGCCCATCATCATCTCCTCCTTGCGCGCGCCGCCGAAGGAGATGCTGGACGCCATCCACAGCTACGGCGGCATCGTGCTGCACGATGTGGTGTCGATCCGCCATGCCGAAAAGGCGCTGGAAGCCGGTGTCGACGGCCTGATTCTGGTGGCTGCTGGCGCTGGCGGGCATGCCGGGCCGCTGTCGCCGTTCGCGCTGGTGGGCGAAGTGCGTAAATTTTTCAACGGTCCGGTGGCTTTGTCGGGATCGATCGCCACCGGCGACGCGATCCTGGCGGCGCAGGCGATGGGCGCGGATTTCGCGTATATCGGCTCGCGCTGGCTGGCGACCAAGGAATCGAATGTGACGGATGAGTACCGCGACGCGATCGTGGACTCGGCGGCGGCGGACATTGTCTACACCAACCTGTTTACCGGCGTGCACGGCAACTACCTGAAAAAATCGATTATCAATGCCGGACTCGATCCGGATGCCTTGCCGGAATCGGACAAATCGAAGATGAGTTTCGGTTCGGGCAGCGCCAAGGCCTGGCGCGACATCTGGGGCGCGGGGCAGGGCGTGGGGATGATGAATGACGTGCCGACGGTGGCCGAGATGGTGGCGCGGTTGAAGCAGGAATACGACGCCGCGCGCGCGCGTTTGGCACTGTAA
- a CDS encoding MmcQ/YjbR family DNA-binding protein has translation MDFEAAKALCRTFPGATEDRKWETRAVFSVGEKMFAMSDHAVPAKGICFKVDDERFLELTDRPGIIPAPYLARAKWVYVENAKALSDAEAAALLRRAYELIFAKLTRKLQRQIGEQA, from the coding sequence ATGGATTTTGAAGCCGCAAAAGCCCTCTGCCGCACCTTCCCCGGCGCGACCGAAGACCGCAAGTGGGAAACGCGGGCGGTGTTTTCGGTAGGCGAAAAGATGTTTGCGATGTCGGACCACGCCGTGCCGGCCAAGGGCATCTGCTTCAAGGTGGACGACGAGCGCTTCCTGGAGCTGACCGACCGCCCCGGCATCATTCCCGCGCCTTACCTGGCGCGGGCGAAGTGGGTGTACGTGGAGAACGCGAAGGCGCTCAGCGACGCGGAAGCGGCGGCGCTGCTGCGGCGCGCCTATGAACTGATTTTCGCGAAACTGACCCGCAAGCTGCAACGCCAGATCGGAGAACAAGCATGA
- a CDS encoding phenylacetate--CoA ligase family protein, producing the protein MKLDTPDTVDTLDALETRDPRERERDLMARLPQLIERARGAPGWARILAGVDGAAINNRAALASLPITRKADLKALQKASMPFGGLAVTPVGSLSRVYVSPGPIFDPEGRGQDWWRFARPMYAAGVRPGGLLQNCFSYHFTPAAFMVEGGAARIGCAVIPAGAGQTEMQVRAIADLRPDTYVGTPSFLRIIIEKAREMGADISSMQRALMGAEALPESLRTWFRENGVPHVFQTYASADIGSMAYETATGGVLNPGMVLDEDVVLEIVRPGSGEPVAPGDIGEIVVTLFNADYPLIRFATGDMSALLVDAEPSRCGRTNSRIRGWLGRADQTTKVRAMFVHPSQVTNIVRRHPGILKARMVVTGRMANDVMTLHCEVASAPDAQQAAAIVESIREVTKLRGEVRFESPGTLADDGKVIEDLRDYS; encoded by the coding sequence ATGAAGTTGGACACGCCCGACACCGTCGACACGCTCGACGCGCTGGAGACGCGCGACCCGCGGGAGCGCGAACGCGACCTGATGGCGCGCCTGCCGCAACTGATCGAGCGCGCCCGCGGGGCGCCGGGCTGGGCGCGCATCCTGGCGGGTGTGGACGGCGCGGCCATCAACAACCGTGCCGCGCTGGCATCGCTGCCGATCACGCGCAAGGCCGATCTGAAAGCGCTGCAGAAGGCGTCGATGCCGTTCGGCGGGCTGGCGGTGACGCCGGTGGGCTCCCTGTCGCGGGTGTATGTGTCGCCGGGGCCGATCTTCGACCCGGAAGGTCGCGGCCAGGACTGGTGGCGCTTTGCGCGGCCGATGTACGCGGCCGGCGTGCGCCCGGGCGGGCTGCTTCAGAACTGTTTTTCGTACCATTTCACGCCGGCCGCCTTCATGGTGGAAGGTGGCGCGGCGCGCATCGGCTGCGCGGTGATTCCCGCCGGCGCAGGCCAGACCGAGATGCAGGTGCGCGCGATCGCCGACCTGCGTCCGGATACGTACGTGGGCACGCCATCGTTCCTGCGCATCATCATTGAAAAAGCGCGCGAGATGGGGGCCGATATCAGCAGCATGCAGCGCGCGCTGATGGGCGCGGAGGCGCTGCCGGAATCCTTGCGCACGTGGTTTCGCGAGAATGGGGTGCCGCATGTGTTCCAGACGTATGCGTCGGCCGATATCGGCAGCATGGCGTACGAAACGGCGACCGGCGGCGTGCTCAATCCGGGCATGGTGCTCGACGAGGATGTGGTGCTCGAAATCGTGCGGCCCGGCAGCGGCGAGCCGGTGGCGCCGGGCGATATCGGCGAAATCGTGGTGACCCTGTTTAACGCGGACTATCCGCTGATCCGGTTCGCGACGGGGGATATGTCGGCGCTGCTGGTGGACGCGGAGCCGTCGCGCTGCGGGCGCACCAACAGCCGGATTCGCGGCTGGCTGGGACGGGCCGACCAGACCACCAAGGTGCGGGCGATGTTCGTGCATCCTTCGCAGGTGACCAATATCGTGCGGCGCCATCCGGGCATCCTGAAGGCGCGGATGGTGGTGACCGGCAGGATGGCCAATGATGTGATGACCTTGCACTGCGAGGTGGCGAGCGCGCCGGACGCGCAGCAGGCGGCGGCGATTGTGGAGTCGATTCGCGAGGTGACCAAGCTGCGGGGAGAGGTGCGGTTCGAGTCGCCGGGGACATTGGCCGATGATGGGAAGGTGATCGAGGATTTGCGGGATTACAGCTGA
- a CDS encoding cupin-like domain-containing protein, whose product MKIQSNVQPTLQVNDDWRRWIGENLMLGTSPEAIAAILVKSNVAPAHARTEIDAALRSPYLQAARRLANRVNKRDWVLNIQSQLNRLYDEGIERRERLSGEDFLQEYYRTNRPVIITGMLEHFPARQTWNLDYFAQRFGDRVVEVQFGREADPQYELNSIAHKRKMPFGEYVEMVRNSGRTNDFYMTANNDSLNREALKELFDDVGTLPEYLTDDPARRGFFWFGPAGTVTPFHHDLTNNFMAQIIGRKKIKLMAPCDTPRVYNHRHCFTEVDARNIDLARFPAMAEVQVLECVLEPGEILFLPVGWWHYVEGLDISVTLSATNFRWPNDFYSNYPPNHDF is encoded by the coding sequence TTGAAAATTCAATCGAACGTGCAACCGACCCTGCAGGTCAACGACGACTGGCGCCGCTGGATCGGCGAAAACCTGATGCTCGGTACCTCGCCCGAGGCGATTGCCGCCATCCTGGTCAAATCGAACGTGGCCCCGGCGCATGCCCGGACCGAAATCGACGCGGCGCTGCGCAGCCCGTATCTGCAAGCTGCGCGCAGGCTGGCCAACCGGGTCAACAAGCGCGACTGGGTGCTGAACATCCAGTCGCAATTGAACCGGCTGTACGACGAGGGGATTGAACGACGCGAGCGGCTCTCCGGCGAGGACTTCCTGCAAGAGTATTACCGCACCAACCGGCCGGTGATCATCACCGGCATGCTGGAGCATTTCCCGGCACGCCAGACATGGAATCTCGACTATTTTGCGCAGCGCTTCGGCGACCGCGTGGTCGAGGTGCAGTTCGGACGCGAAGCCGATCCGCAATATGAGCTCAACAGCATTGCCCACAAGCGCAAGATGCCTTTCGGCGAGTACGTGGAGATGGTCCGCAACAGCGGGCGCACCAATGATTTTTACATGACCGCCAACAACGATTCGCTGAACCGCGAAGCGTTGAAGGAATTGTTCGACGACGTAGGCACCTTGCCCGAGTACCTGACCGACGATCCGGCGCGGCGCGGCTTTTTCTGGTTCGGCCCGGCTGGCACGGTCACCCCGTTCCACCACGACCTGACCAATAACTTCATGGCCCAGATCATCGGGCGCAAGAAGATCAAGCTGATGGCGCCGTGCGACACGCCAAGAGTCTACAACCACCGGCACTGCTTCACCGAGGTGGACGCCCGCAACATCGACCTGGCGCGTTTTCCCGCCATGGCCGAGGTGCAGGTGCTCGAATGCGTGCTGGAACCGGGCGAGATCCTGTTCCTGCCGGTCGGCTGGTGGCACTACGTGGAAGGGCTCGATATTTCGGTGACCTTGTCGGCGACCAATTTCCGATGGCCGAACGACTTCTACAGTAACTATCCCCCCAATCACGATTTCTGA
- a CDS encoding MBL fold metallo-hydrolase — MSAVLNSDPARLPASMQVFERGWLSSNNVLFTGPGDTTLIDSGYKTHVPQTLALVGHALGERPLARIINTHLHSDHCGGNAALKARYGCRIGIPVAEAASVAAWDEDALSFKATGQQCEPFGADFTVAPGDELELGGQLWQALGAPGHHPHSLIFFCPSEGIVISADALWRNGFGVIFPELDGESGFLEARATLDLIDSLDARLVIPGHGAMFTDVQPALKRAFTRMDFLEADPLRNAENAVKVILKFLLLERQRIRLAQVADMFASIPVLDKVRGRALQRFETSAQMADWAVQSLVRAGAAKRDGEDLVNSDL; from the coding sequence ATGAGTGCAGTGTTAAATTCCGATCCGGCGCGCTTGCCGGCATCGATGCAGGTGTTCGAGCGCGGCTGGCTGTCGTCCAACAATGTGCTGTTCACCGGCCCCGGCGACACCACCCTGATCGACAGCGGCTACAAAACCCATGTCCCGCAGACCTTGGCGCTGGTCGGCCACGCGCTAGGTGAACGGCCCCTGGCGCGTATCATCAATACCCACCTGCATTCGGACCACTGCGGCGGCAACGCGGCGCTGAAGGCGCGCTACGGCTGCCGCATCGGCATTCCCGTGGCCGAGGCCGCCAGTGTTGCAGCCTGGGACGAGGATGCGCTCAGCTTCAAGGCCACCGGCCAGCAGTGCGAGCCGTTTGGCGCCGATTTCACCGTCGCGCCCGGCGACGAGCTGGAACTGGGCGGCCAGCTGTGGCAAGCCTTGGGTGCACCCGGCCACCATCCGCATTCGCTGATCTTCTTTTGCCCGAGCGAAGGCATCGTCATTTCGGCCGACGCCCTGTGGCGCAACGGTTTCGGCGTGATTTTTCCCGAGCTCGACGGCGAATCGGGCTTCCTCGAAGCGCGCGCCACGCTCGACCTGATCGACAGCCTCGACGCCCGCCTCGTCATTCCCGGCCATGGCGCCATGTTCACCGACGTCCAGCCGGCGCTGAAACGCGCCTTCACCCGCATGGATTTCCTTGAAGCCGATCCGCTGCGCAATGCCGAAAACGCGGTCAAGGTGATCCTCAAGTTTCTGCTGCTCGAACGCCAGCGCATTCGCTTGGCTCAGGTGGCGGACATGTTCGCCAGCATTCCCGTGCTCGACAAGGTGCGCGGGCGGGCCCTGCAGCGTTTCGAGACATCCGCCCAGATGGCCGACTGGGCCGTGCAATCGCTGGTGCGGGCGGGCGCCGCCAAGCGCGATGGCGAGGATCTGGTCAACAGCGACTTGTAA
- a CDS encoding glycosyl hydrolase family 18 protein: protein MEYTTKSGLLIALMGGMLAACGGSGGEKSDIHGSMTKTAAAVVTCPTWNSATIYTVGNCVTYQSKIYKAKWWTQNNVPGTEEWGPWQLTTDTPTPTPTPTPTPTPTPTPTPTPTPTPTPTPTPTPVGGREIGSYFAQWGVYGRGYEVADIHTTKTPVNGVPTSVADQLTFVNYAFGNVYAKNGGYECDMVTKAETGNTTPPPADAGTGGDAYADYQRSPVRTVDGKVIPWDAKLTGNFAQLKLLKAAHPNLKVFISLGGWSWSRFFSAAAKTDALRKQLAKSCVKQFIAGDLPVQDGRGGPGAAKGVFDGIDIDWEYPGGGGQPYNTVDTVNDKHNYTLLMAEFRAQLDAQGKLDGKRYPLTAAIGAGGEKIAQTEPALYSQYMDWVNVMTYDFHGGWENTTNFHAPLYRDPADPATGNLVKYNTDDAIKTLVAAGMPKNKILLGVPFYGRGWKGVSPGPRGDGLYQAASGAAAGQYEAGIDDYKVLMNKSGTRWTHPVTKQLYLLTTNSEWWSYDDPATIGVKMQYMRDQGLRGAFSWELDGDANGALTSAVWKGR, encoded by the coding sequence ATGGAATACACAACAAAAAGCGGCCTGCTGATCGCCCTCATGGGCGGCATGCTCGCCGCGTGCGGCGGTAGCGGCGGCGAAAAATCCGACATTCACGGCAGCATGACCAAAACGGCAGCGGCTGTCGTGACTTGCCCCACCTGGAACTCGGCCACGATTTATACCGTCGGCAATTGCGTGACTTACCAGAGCAAAATCTATAAAGCCAAATGGTGGACCCAGAACAATGTCCCCGGTACCGAAGAGTGGGGACCATGGCAACTGACGACGGACACGCCAACGCCTACCCCAACTCCGACGCCGACTCCAACGCCGACTCCGACTCCGACTCCGACTCCAACGCCGACGCCTACCCCGACACCAACGCCAACCCCGGTCGGCGGACGTGAAATCGGCTCCTACTTCGCGCAGTGGGGCGTGTACGGCCGCGGCTACGAAGTGGCCGACATCCATACCACCAAAACACCAGTGAACGGCGTGCCGACCAGCGTGGCCGACCAGCTCACCTTCGTCAACTACGCCTTCGGCAATGTGTACGCCAAAAACGGCGGCTACGAATGCGACATGGTGACCAAGGCCGAAACCGGCAACACCACGCCGCCGCCAGCCGACGCCGGCACCGGCGGCGACGCCTACGCCGATTACCAGCGTTCCCCCGTGCGCACCGTCGACGGCAAGGTCATCCCATGGGATGCCAAGCTGACCGGCAACTTCGCCCAGCTCAAACTGCTGAAAGCGGCTCACCCGAACCTGAAAGTCTTCATTTCGCTGGGCGGCTGGAGCTGGTCGCGCTTCTTCTCGGCGGCGGCCAAGACCGATGCCCTGCGCAAGCAGCTGGCCAAGTCGTGCGTCAAGCAATTCATCGCGGGCGACTTGCCGGTGCAGGATGGACGCGGCGGTCCGGGCGCGGCCAAGGGCGTGTTCGACGGTATCGATATCGACTGGGAATACCCGGGCGGTGGCGGTCAGCCGTACAACACGGTCGACACCGTCAACGACAAGCACAACTACACCTTGCTGATGGCCGAGTTCCGGGCCCAGCTCGATGCACAGGGCAAGCTCGACGGCAAACGCTATCCACTGACGGCCGCCATCGGCGCCGGCGGCGAGAAGATTGCCCAGACTGAACCTGCGCTGTATAGTCAGTACATGGACTGGGTCAACGTGATGACGTATGACTTCCACGGCGGATGGGAAAACACCACCAACTTCCACGCGCCGTTGTACCGTGATCCCGCCGACCCGGCGACCGGCAACCTGGTCAAGTACAACACCGACGACGCGATCAAGACCCTGGTCGCAGCCGGCATGCCGAAAAACAAAATCCTGCTGGGCGTGCCGTTCTACGGCCGTGGCTGGAAAGGCGTGAGCCCCGGCCCGCGCGGCGACGGTTTGTACCAGGCAGCAAGCGGCGCGGCAGCCGGCCAGTACGAAGCCGGCATCGACGACTACAAGGTTCTCATGAACAAGTCCGGCACCCGCTGGACCCATCCTGTGACCAAGCAGTTGTACCTGCTGACGACCAACAGCGAATGGTGGAGCTATGACGATCCGGCCACCATTGGCGTGAAGATGCAGTACATGCGTGATCAGGGCTTGCGTGGCGCGTTCTCATGGGAACTCGACGGCGACGCCAACGGTGCCCTGACCAGCGCAGTATGGAAGGGCCGCTAA
- a CDS encoding chitinase C-terminal domain-containing protein — MTINRLMGALLGSALVACGGGSTPDTTSGQGGESKRQLAQVVVCSAWSPTQVYTVGACVSYLGKTYTAKWWTQNNVPGTEEWGPWALSTTPTPTPTPTPTPTPTPTPTPTPTPTPTPTPTPTPTPTPTPTPTPTPTPTPTPTPTPTPTPTVACRPDGLTSKVPNVPYCGVYDTNGREVLAHGLNRRIVGYFTSWRTGVDGTPSYLVNNIPWDKITHVNYAFAAVDPATSKLLIGSGPANPDTGLSWPNNPAAAMDPSLPYKGHFNLLAQYKRKHPDVKIMLSVGGWAGSGGFYTATTNADGSLNSAGIDTLADSMVAFLRQYRFFDGIDIDYEHPTTNNEAGNPLDFNMSKPRLAGLMKSYNVLLERVRTKLDTAAVADKKYYMLTIAGSASAWILRGEENLSGLKYLDYASLMSYDLHGGWNQYVGPNAALFDDGNDAELRAGNAYQFANIGYLNVDWSYRYYRGALQAGRINLGVPYYTRGWKNVTGGTNGLWGTTGLISSTVTCAGVKTCGEGAVGIDNLWHDLDSTGQAIPGGGNPLWHALNLEKAILPDYLDAYKVTDKTLRGTYQPNYSATMAAPWLWNPTTKVFLSTETAQSMDAKARYIVDNNVGGIMIWEMAGDYAWDASKNGGKGQYVMGNTLTTNTFNTFKTAGPYGNKRAETAVPASSAKVSIEVGGWKMGDSNYPINPVMTVTNKSATTIPGGSVVEFSYPVAAPANMSDQSGYGLKVIAAGYNGPNNIGGFKATFNRAQFTIPTWQALAPGASVSLTLNYQLPISGPSAYVITVGGKRYALADEYPELPVALP, encoded by the coding sequence ATGACGATCAATCGTTTGATGGGCGCCCTTCTGGGCAGCGCCCTGGTAGCCTGCGGAGGCGGCAGCACGCCTGACACAACATCCGGCCAAGGCGGAGAATCGAAGCGCCAGCTGGCGCAAGTGGTGGTGTGCAGCGCATGGTCCCCCACCCAGGTGTACACGGTTGGCGCCTGCGTCAGCTACCTGGGTAAAACCTACACCGCGAAGTGGTGGACACAGAACAACGTGCCCGGCACCGAGGAATGGGGACCGTGGGCGCTGTCGACGACACCAACGCCTACCCCGACGCCAACACCGACCCCGACCCCGACTCCGACGCCAACGCCGACTCCGACTCCGACTCCGACTCCGACTCCGACGCCGACTCCGACTCCGACTCCGACGCCGACTCCGACTCCGACCCCGACGCCGACTCCGACTCCGACGCCAACACCAACGCCGACACCAACGGTCGCCTGCCGCCCTGACGGCCTGACCTCCAAGGTTCCCAACGTGCCGTATTGCGGCGTGTACGACACAAATGGCCGCGAAGTCCTCGCGCACGGGCTGAACCGTCGCATCGTCGGCTACTTCACCAGTTGGCGCACCGGTGTGGATGGCACGCCTTCCTACCTCGTCAATAACATCCCGTGGGACAAGATCACCCACGTGAACTACGCCTTCGCCGCAGTCGACCCCGCCACGTCCAAGCTGCTGATCGGCAGCGGCCCGGCCAATCCGGACACCGGCCTGAGCTGGCCCAACAATCCGGCTGCCGCGATGGACCCGAGCCTGCCGTACAAGGGCCACTTCAACTTGCTGGCGCAATACAAGCGCAAGCATCCGGACGTGAAGATCATGCTGTCGGTGGGCGGCTGGGCGGGCAGTGGCGGCTTCTACACGGCCACCACCAACGCCGACGGCTCGCTCAACAGCGCCGGCATCGACACCCTGGCCGACTCGATGGTGGCCTTCCTGCGCCAGTACCGCTTCTTCGACGGCATCGACATCGACTACGAGCACCCGACCACCAACAACGAGGCCGGCAATCCGCTCGATTTCAACATGTCGAAACCGCGCCTGGCCGGGCTGATGAAGAGCTACAACGTGCTGCTGGAAAGGGTACGCACCAAGCTCGACACGGCAGCGGTGGCCGACAAGAAATACTACATGCTGACCATCGCCGGTTCGGCCTCGGCCTGGATCTTGCGCGGCGAAGAAAACCTGTCGGGCCTGAAATATCTCGACTACGCCAGCCTGATGAGCTACGACTTGCACGGCGGCTGGAACCAGTACGTCGGTCCCAACGCGGCCCTGTTCGATGACGGCAACGATGCCGAACTGCGCGCCGGCAACGCCTACCAGTTCGCCAACATCGGCTACCTGAACGTTGACTGGTCGTACCGCTACTACCGCGGCGCGCTGCAAGCCGGGCGCATCAACCTTGGTGTGCCGTACTACACGCGCGGCTGGAAGAACGTCACGGGCGGCACCAACGGCCTGTGGGGCACCACTGGACTGATCAGCTCGACCGTGACCTGCGCCGGCGTCAAAACCTGCGGCGAGGGCGCGGTCGGCATCGACAACCTGTGGCACGACCTCGACAGCACTGGCCAGGCCATTCCCGGCGGCGGCAATCCCCTGTGGCATGCGCTGAACCTGGAAAAAGCCATCCTGCCGGACTACCTGGACGCCTACAAGGTGACCGACAAGACCTTGCGCGGCACCTACCAGCCGAACTACAGCGCGACCATGGCGGCGCCGTGGCTGTGGAACCCGACCACCAAAGTGTTCCTCTCGACCGAGACGGCGCAATCGATGGATGCCAAGGCGCGCTACATCGTCGACAACAACGTCGGCGGCATCATGATCTGGGAGATGGCGGGCGACTACGCCTGGGATGCCAGCAAGAACGGCGGCAAGGGCCAGTACGTCATGGGCAATACCCTCACCACCAACACCTTCAACACCTTCAAGACGGCGGGGCCGTACGGCAACAAGCGTGCCGAGACGGCCGTGCCTGCCAGCAGCGCGAAGGTCAGCATTGAAGTGGGTGGCTGGAAAATGGGCGACAGCAACTATCCGATCAATCCGGTGATGACGGTGACCAACAAGTCGGCCACCACCATTCCGGGCGGGAGCGTGGTCGAGTTCTCGTATCCGGTGGCGGCGCCAGCCAACATGAGCGACCAGTCGGGGTATGGGCTGAAAGTGATTGCGGCCGGGTATAACGGGCCGAACAACATCGGCGGCTTCAAGGCGACGTTCAACCGCGCGCAGTTCACGATTCCAACTTGGCAAGCCCTGGCGCCGGGCGCATCGGTGTCGCTGACCTTGAACTACCAACTGCCGATTTCCGGGCCATCGGCCTACGTGATCACGGTCGGCGGCAAGCGCTATGCGCTGGCGGACGAGTATCCGGAACTGCCGGTCGCACTGCCGTAA